GAGACCGTTTGCGCACGGACTCCGAGGTCGGTCTCCACGAGGGCTGGGTTTAGCGGGGGAGGCAGGCGCAAGCCGGCTGAGTTCGCGGACCGCTTCGACGCACACTGTTTAGTTTTGAGAGACCAAGTCATGGGCGCATAGCTCAGGTGGTAAGAGCGCACGCCTGATAAGCGTGAGGTCGGTGGTTCGAGTCCACCTGTGCCCACCATATAAGAAAAGGTTTGCGTGGGGGCGTGGCTCAGTCGGGAGAGCGCCTGCTTTGCAAGCAGGAGGTCGGCGGTTCGATTCCGCCCGTCTCCACCAATTGCACCTTGACAACCGCACAGCGTGAGAAAGGCCGGGTAAAGACCTGCGCGTGGTTGGTGGCTGGTGGTTTGCCGGGGGCGCTCGAGAGGGTGTTTCTGGTGGCCGTGAGGGCCTGGGGTATGATTGGAAGGATACTGCTGGGTATTAGCTGCCGACCTTGGATGGTCAAGATATGAAGGGCGCACGGTGGATGCCTTGGCGCCAAGGGCCGAAGAAGGACGTGGTAAGCTGCGAAAAGCCTCGGGTAGCCGCAAGCGGGCGTAGATCCGGGGATATCCGAATGGGGAAACCTGGCGCGTAGAGATGCGCGTCATCCTTACCTGAATAGATAGGGTAAGGAAGGGCACCGGGGGAACCGAAACATCCAAGTACCCCGAGGAAGAGAAAGCATGAGCGATTCTCCGAGTAGCGGCGAGCGAAAGGGGAAGAGCCTAAACCCTGCGTGCGAGATAGCCAGCTGGCGTTGCATGCAGGGGGTTGTGGGACCCCCACCAGAGGCGGCTGACTCTGGGAGGAGTAAGAAACCTAGCTGCTAGCAGAAGCGGGCTGGAAAGCCCCACCGTAGAAGGTGAGAGTCCTGTAGGTGAAAGCGGGTAGGCTCCTGGGGGTATCCCGAGTAGCACGGGACACGCTAAGTCCGTGTGAATCAGGGAGGTCCACCTCCTAAGGCTAAAGACTCTTGGCGACCGATAGTGGACGAGTACCGTGAGGGAAAGTTGAAAAGAACCGCGGGAGCGGAGTGAAATAGAACCTGAAACCGTGTGCCTACAAGCAGTCCGAGGCCTATGGTGGAGACACCAGGCTGAGGGCGTGCCTATTGAAGAATGAACCGGCGAGTTACAGGTTCAAGCGAGGTTAAGTGCCTGGAGGCATGGAGCCGTAGCGAAAGCGAGTCTGAAAGGGCGAGTAGTTTGAACTTGTAGACCCGAAGCCGAGTGAGCTACCCATGGCCAGAGTGAAACGCGTATAACAGCGCGTGGAGGCTCGAACCACATTAGCGTTGAAAAGCTATGGGATGAGCTGTGGGTAGGGGTGAAATGCCAATCGAACTCGGAGATAGCTGGTTCTCCCCGAAATAGCTATAGGGTTAGCCTCAGGTGATGACGTATGGAGGTAGAGCACTGATTGGGCTAGGGGCCCTACAAGGTTACCGAACCCATTCAAACTCCGAATGCCGTACGTAAAGGAGCCTGGGAGTCAGACTGCGGGTGCTAAGATTCGTAGTCGAGAGGGAAAGAGCCCAGATCATCGGCTAAGGTCCCAAAGGTCAGGCTAAGTGTAAAAGGATGTGGGGTTACTTAAACAACCAGGATGTTGGCTTAGAAGCAGCCATCATTTAAAGAGTGCGTAACAGCTCACTGGTCGAGTGGCGCTGCGCCGAAAATAAAACGGGGCTAAAGCCTGACACCGAAGCCATGGGATGCGCTTATGAGCGCATCGGTAGGGGAGCATTCCGTATTCGCAGAAGGTTGACCGGAAGGACAGCTGGAGGATACGGAAGAGAGAATGCCGGTATGAGTAGCGAAAAGGCTGGTGAGAATCCAGCCCGCCGAAAGCCTAAGGTTTCCTGAGGAAGGCTCGTCCGCTCAGGGTTAGTCGGGACCTAAGGCGAGGCCGCAAGGCGTAGTCGATGGACAACAGGTTGATAATCCTGTACCGTCTCACACGCGATTGGAGCGAAGGGGTGACGCAGAAGGGTAGGCGTAGCCGGTGGATGGAGATACCGGTCCAAGCCTGTAGGGAGTTTCCGCAGGGAAAGCCGTGGGGACAATCCTGAGAGGCGAGAGGGAGCGAAAATAGAGTAGCGAACTAGCCGACCCCAGACTGCCGAGAAAAGCCTCTAGTGAGTGTGTGGGATGCCCGTACCGGAAACCGACACAGGTAGGCGGGGAGAGAATCCTAAGGCGCGCGGGACAACCCTCGTTAAGGAACTCGGCAAAATGACCCCGTAACTTCGGGATAAGGGGTACTCGTTCTGGTGACGCCCGTACGGGCGGAGCTGGGAAGAGTCGCAGAGAAACGGCTCAAGCGACTGTTTAACAAAAACACAGGTCTCTGCTAAAGCGAAAGCTGATGTATAGGGGCTGACACCTGCCCAGTGCTGGAAGGTTAAGGGGAGGGGTTAGGGCTGAGAGGCTCGAGGCTCTGAACCGAAGCCCCAGTGAACGGCGGCCGTAACTATAACGGTCCTAAGGTAGCGAAATTCCTTGTCGGGTAAGTTCCGACCCGCACGAATGGTGTAACGACTTGAGCGCTGTCTCGACGAGGGGCCCGGTGAAATTGAATTACCTGTGAAGATGCAGGTTACCTGCGGCTGGACAGAAAGACCCCGTGGAGCTTTACTGTAGCCTGACATTGGATTTTGGTGTTTCATGTACAGGATAGGTGGGAGGCTGGGAACCACGTTCGTTAGGGCGTGGGGAGCCGGTGGTGGGATACCACCCTTGAGACATTGAAGTTCTAACCTTGGACCCTAGACGGGTTTGGGGACAGTGTCAGGTGGGCAGTTTGACTGGGGCGGTCGCCTCCCAAAAGGTAACGGAGGCGCCCAAAGGTTCCCTCAGCGCGGTTGGAAATCGCGCGGCGAGTGTAAAGGCAGAAGGGAGCTTGACAGCGAGAGAGACATCTCGAGCTGGGACGAAAGTCGGGCTTAGTGATCTGGTGGTACCGGGTGGAAGGGCCATCACTCAACGGATAAAAGCTACCCCGGGGATAACAGGCTGATCTCCCCCAAGAGTCCACATCGACGGGGAGGTTTGGCACCTCGATGTCGGCTCATCGCATCCTGGGGCTGGAGTAGGTCCCAAGGGTTTGGCTGTTCGCCAATTAAAGCGGTACGTGAGCTGGGTTCAGAACGTCGTGAGACAGTTCGGTCCCTATCCACCGCAGGCGCAGGAAACTTGAGGGTAGCTGCCCCCAGTACGAGAGGACCGGGGTGGACGTACCGCTGGTGTACCAGTTGTCCCGCCAGGGGCAGAAGCTGGGTAGCCATGTACGGACGGGATAAGCGCTGAAAGCATCTAAGCGCCAAGCCTCACCCAAGATGAGGTTTCCCACGGAGTCAATCCGGTAAGGTCCCTGGAAGATTACCAGGTAGATAGGCCAGGAGTGTAAGGGCCGCGAGGTCTTAAGCGGACTGGTACTAATAGACCGAGGTCTTGACCATTACGATAGGTCGGCAACTAATACCTGGCGGTATCTCAGCGCTGTGCGGAAGCAAGGTGGCGGAGCAAGGAAGAATGTGCTCCGGTGGATGACATGTGAATAGGGAATAGAATTCCCGGTGGAGATAGCGGAGGAGTCACACCCGATCCCATTCCGAACTCGGTCGTTAAGCCCTCCAGCGCCGATGGTACTTGGGGCGAAAGCCCCTGGGAGAGTAGGTCACTGCCGGGAGCTAAATCGAAGCCCAGCCCAAGAGGACTGGGCTCCTTCATTTCCCCGTCAGCCTCGCGGACTCGAGGCCGCGGTGTCGCCGGGGCCGGCGTGCCCCCCGCCGTTTGCGGTGAGTTCCGGGAGGTCGTGGAGCACTTCAACTATGTCGAGGTCCGGGCGGCGGTCCATCTCCACTTCATACGGGCGCACTGGGCCGAGCCGGTCGTCGGTGAGCACGATCACGATCGGCCGCGCAGGGTCGGAATACGACTGCCGGGAGACGATGCCTACCTGTCCTGTCGACAGCCTCACCGGTGTTCCCGATGGGAACATGGCAAGCCTCGCCAGCAGTGAGCGCACGTAACCAGGGTCGAGATGGTCACCCGCGAGGCTGAGGAGGTACGGTCCGGCACGGTGTGGCGGGAGGGCGTCCCGGTAGGGTCGTTCCGCGGTGAGCGCGTCCATTATGTCGGTAACCGAGGTCATCCGCGCGAAGCGGTGGATCTCACTGCCCTGGAGCCCCCGCGGGTAGCCCAGGCCGTTCATTCTCTCGTGATGCTGGTAGGCGACGTGCGCCGACAACAGGCTGATCCCGGGCTGGACGCGGAGTATTTCGAAACCCTCCGTGGCGTGGATCTTTACGATCTCCATTTCTTCATTCGTAAGCTGCCCGGGCTTGTTCAACACCTCGACCGGTACGACGACCTTGCCGACGTCGTGCAGCAGGGCGCCCACGCCAAGGTCGATGAGGTCGTAGCGGTTGAGGCTGTTCTCGGCGCCGATAATCAGGGACAACACGCAGACGTTGAGGCTGTGGACGAACGTGTACTCGTCGAGGTTCCTTATCGAGGCTATGCCCACTGCGACGCTCTTCCTGGAGTTGACGCTGTCCGCGATTTCCTCCACGACGCCGGTGACCCGAGACGAATCGAGCGGGCGCTTCTCGGCCAGGTCCATGAGGCCATCCTGCAGAGTCGCAAGCGCCCTGGCCTGCGTCATCTCGTCGAGGACGTCATCCGGCTCAATGCCCGCCGAGAAGTCGTCCTCAATGTACAGGAATCTGTAGCCTTTTGCCTGGAGACGAGTGATGTAGGACGACGTTAGCGAGGTCCCTGCCGTCAACAAGGCCCTCCCATCAGGGGAGAAGATGGTCTTGCCGAGGGTTTTCCCCTCCAATGTTGGGGAGAGGCGAGCGATTCTCAATCCAAACCGGGTCCTTTCAAGGCGCTGTTCTTTCCCTAGTCTACCATTTTCGGCTATTATGGACAACGCGCAGGCATACCGGCCGGCGGCGTTGAAATCACAAGGTTGTGACCGGACTCGTATGGGGGTGGCGTGTGTGGCGACGATATACTTGAACGGCAGGATTCACACGATGGGACAGAAGGACTCCATAGCGCAGGGGATGCTGGTGGATAACGGTGTTATCGCCGCGCTGGGTTCGGCGGACGAGGTCAGGAGCCTCGCTCCGAGGGGGACTCGCGAGGTCGACCTCGGCAGCCACGTGGTTGTGCCAGGGCTCACCGATTCGCACACCCACTTCATGATGTTTTCGCTGGGACTCAATAACGTGATCCTCGACGTGGTGCCGAGCCTCAGGGAGGCGCTCTCCAGGGTCGAAGCGGGGGCCCGGAAGCGTCCGAAAGGCTCGTGGGTACTCGGGGGCGGCTTCAACAAGAACCTGTGGGAAGGCGCGAGATTTCCGACGCGACACGACCTCGACTCCGTGTGCCCCGACCACCCTGTAGCGCTGAGAAGCAGCGACTATCACACGCTCTGGGTAAACACGCTCGCGCTGAGGATCGCCGGCATCACGGCGTCAACACCGGTCCCGGACGGGGGCAGGATAGATGCCGGGCCGGACGGGGAGCCGGCCGGGATTATCGGGGAGAACGCAATGCCCCTGATAGAGAAGCACATTCCGAAGCCCACTGAACAGGAAATGGATGAGGCCGCGATTGAAGGCATGAAGCTCTCGAACAGGTACGGCCTGACCGGCGTCCACGTAATGGAAGGCGCCGACTCCCTCCGGACGTTCCAACGGCTCCTCGGGCGGGGGCTTCTCACGCTGAGGGTCTCCATGTATGTACCGGTAGACAACCTCGACGACGTGGCGCGGCTGGGGATCCAGTCGGGCTTCGGCGGGGACATGATCAGGATAGCGGGGATAAAGACGTTCACCGATGGGGCATTGAACTCGCAGACCGCCGACATGCTGGAGCCTTTCGAGGGCACAGACAGCCGCGGAATCGCGACGTTGTCGGAGGAGGAGCTGGACCGGATCGTCGGCAGGGCGGTCCAGTCAGGGCTCGCCGTGGCCATCCACGCGATCGGTGACAGGGCGAACCGGAAGACCCTCAACGCCCTCGCGAAGCACCAGGCGGCCTCCAGGGCAAAGGGCCTTCGGAACCGGATAGAGCACGCGCAGCTCCTCCACCCGGACGAGCTGCCGCGCTTCGCGAGCACCGGAACGATCGCGTCGGTCCAGCCCCTGCACGCGACCTCGGACCGCTACGTTGCGGACCGGCTGTGGGGCAAGCGGGCGAAGTACGCCTATCCGTTCAAGTCGCTCATAACGAACGGGGCCAGGGTCACGTTTGGTTCGGACGCGCCCGTCGAGACGATCGACCCGATGAAGGGGGTATACGCCGCGATCACACGGAAGCGGGAGGACGAGCCCGCCTCCAGACCGTGGTATCCTGAGGAGATCCTGTCCATACAGGAGACCGTCCGCGGATACACGAACGGACCGGCCTTCGCATCTTACAGGGAGGGCACAGAGGGCTCCCTCGAACCCGGCAAGGTCGCCGACTTCATAGTGCTGTCGGAGGACATCTTCTCCGGTCCACCCGAGAGCGTGCTGAGGTGCAGGGTGCTGCTTAACGTGGTCGGAGGGCGCGTGGTGTACGAAGCGTGACCCCGGCAGCCAGCGCGTGAGCGCGGGGCCGCTTTTCTTGAATGTTGGAAGTCTTTCGGGTATAATCAGTTTGCCTAACGACCAGTTGCGGACTGATATGGATTTCCTGGCGCCGATGCCGGTTACGGCATCGCACCTGTTTGTGTGGACAGGGGCGCAATTCGAGGAGGAGTGCTGTGGTAATGAAGCAGTACACTGCGGAAACGATTAAGAACGTGGGCCTCATATCACACGGTGGAGCCGGTAAGACCTCGTTCGCCGAGGCCATGCTGTTCGATGCAGGGATGGTCGATAGGCTCGGCAGGACCGAAGACGGCAACACCACGATGGACTACGACCCCGAAGAGATAAGACGGAAGGTCAGTATCAGCACCTCCATCGCCCCCGCCGAGTGGAACGGCGTCAAGATCAACATCCTCGATACCCCCGGATACTTCGACTTCGTAGGTGAGGTCAAGTCGGCGCTTCGTGTGGTCGACAGCGTCCTTGTGCTGGTCGACGCGGTCGCGGGGGTGGAGGTAGGCACCGAACTCGTCTGGCAGTACGCGGACGAGCGCCACCTTCCCAGGATGGTCGTCATAAATAAGATGGACCGTGAGAACGCGAATTTCGACTCGACGCTCGCCACCCTTAAGCAGGCTTTCGGGGGTAAGGTCGTCCCCCTTCAGATGCCGGTGGGCCAGGAGGCGTCTTTCCGGGGCGTGATCGACCTAGTCGATGTGAGGGCCGTCACCTACCAGGACGGCCAGGGTCAGAAGCCGCAGAGCGGCGACATTCCGGCCGACCTCAAGGGCAGGGCCGGGGAGCTCAGGGATTCCCTCATCGAGGCGGCGGCCGAGGGTGACGACGAGATCCTCATGAAATACCTCGACGGCAACGAACTCACGGCGGAGGAGATCAGGACCGGTCTTCGCAAGGGCGTGATGGTGGGCAAGATAGTGCCCGTTCTCTGCGCGTCTTCGACGAAAAACGTGGGCATCCAGCCGGTTATGGACGCCATCGTGAATTACCTCCCGTCTCCCGCCGGCGCTGGCGAGGTCAGGGGCCTCAACCCCAGGACGAAAGAAGAGGAAACGCGGAAGTGCGCGAAGGACGCGCCGTTCTCCGCGCTCGTGTTCAAGACGATGGCCGACCCGTACGTGGGCAAACTCACCGTTTTCCGCGTTTACTCCGGTACGCTCAAGTCCGACACTCAGACATACAACGCCTCGAAGGATCGTACCGAGAGGATCGGCCAGCTGTTCGTCCTCAAGGGGAAGCAGCAGGAGGCGGTCCCCGAGGTTGGGACCGGCGACATAGGCGCGGTGGCCAAACTCCAGGAGACCACGACAAACGACACCCTGGCGGATGCCGCTAAGCCCGTGGTCTACGAGCCGACGAAGTTCCCAGCGCCGATTTTCTCCGTCGCCGTGCAGCCGAAGGCGAAGGGTGACGAGGAGAAGATCGGGTCGAGCCTCGCAAGGCTTACGGAGGAAGACCCCACTCTGAAGGTGGAACGCAACGCCCAGACGCTCCAGACCATCCTGTCCGGCATGGGAGAACTCCACCTGGATATCACGACCGAGCGTCTCAAGAGGAAGTTCGGCGTCGACGTGACCCTGGGCGCCCCGCGGATCCCGTACAAGGAGACGATCAGGGGCAACACCAAGGTCGAGGGCAAGCACAAGAAGCAGACCGGCGGCCGCGGCCAGTATGGCCACGTTTTCCTTGAGCTCGAGCCGCTCGAGCCCGGCAAGGAGTTCGAGTTCGTCGACAAGATATTCGGTGGTGCGGTTCCGAGGCAGTACATCCCCGCGGTCGAGAAGGGTGTGCGCGAGGCCATGGTGGAGGGCGTGCTGGCGGGCTATCCCGTCACGAACCTCAGGGTGACGCTGTACGACGGCTCGTACCACCCCGTTGACTCGTCGGAAATGGCCTTCAAGATCGCGGCGTCGATGGCGTTCAAGAAGGGCTGCCTCGAAGCGCGACCCGTGATGCTCGAGCCTATCATGAACGTCGAGGTACTCGTGCCAGACCAGTTCATGGGCGATGTCATGGGGGATCTCAACAAGAAGAGGGGAAAGATCCTGGGCATGGAGCCCCGCGGCAGGAATCAGGTAATCAAGGCGCTCGCGCCGCTGGCCGAGATGTCCAGGTATGCGATCGACCTCCGCTCGATCACTCAGGGTCGTGGTGTCTACAGCATGGAATTCTCCCACTACGAGGAGATACCGTCGAACGTCGCTGAGCAGGTCATCGAGCAGGCGAAGAAGGAGAAAGAGGCACAGTCGAAGTAAACGACCAGAAAATCCAGTATTCGGATAAGACTATTCCCGGGCGCTTCTTCGGCCGGGAATTCTTGTCCGGGGAGGTACGAGCGGTGGGTACGTACGATGTCGTGATAATGGGCGCGGGTCCGGCGGGACTCACAGCGGGGATCTACGCCTCGCGGGCGCGGTTGAGCGTGGCGATAATAGAACGAATGGCGCCGGGCGGCCAGGCGGCGACCACCATCCGGATAGACAACTACCCCGGGTTTCCTGACGGGATAGAGGGGCCCGAACTCATGGCGCGGATGGAGCAGCAGGCCCGCAAGTTCGGCGCTGAGATGATCCCGGCGGAGGTGCAGTCCATCGGACAGGCCGCGGCCGGAGCGGCGCGGTTCACGGTGAGCACCACCGGGGGTGAGATCGGCGCGCGCGCGATCATCGTGGCGACGGGCACCCGCGAGAAACCCCTGGGAGTGCCGGGGGAGCAGGAGTTCAGAGGGCGCGGCGTGTCTTACTGCGCCACGTGTGACGGGGCGTTCTTCAGGGATAAGAAGGTGGCAGTGATCGGCGGCGGGGATTCCGCCGTCACCGAAGCGATATTTCTGACGAGATTGGCCTCCAGCGTGACCGTGATACACCGCCGTGACGCGCTGAGGGCGAACAAGTACCTGCAAGAAAAGGCGATGGCCAACCCGAAGCTGCGTTTCCTGTGGGACACGGTGGTCACTTCCATCGACGGCGCCGGCCAGGTCGAGAGGCTGGGTGTCAGGAACGTCAAGACCGGCGAGGCGTCGAGTGTCGAAGCCGACGGGGTGTTCGTATACATTGGATTCCTGCCGAATACCGCGTTCCTCGGGGGACTGGTGAATCTGGACGCGGCCGGGTACGTCGTCGCCGACGACATGATGAGGACGCCGGTCGAGGGAATATTCGTGGCCGGGGACGTGAGGTCGAAGCAGCTCCGGCAGGTCGCCACAGCCGTCGGCGATGGCGCCGTCGCGGCCGTCTCAGTCGAGCGGTACCTTACCGGGACCCTGTAAGGGGCCGGAGCCGGGGGCCGGGTCTACCGGCATCGCGGGCTGAGTAACGGGTGTGCGGCGTACCGGGTGGCCGGTCTGAGGGGGGGCTACACTTGGCGGTCGTCCAGTTGAAGAAGGGCATGCACCACCGGATTGCCTCGGGGCACCCGTGGCTGTACCGGACGGAGATCCTCGAGGTTAACGGCCAATTTCGCCCCGGGGACGTGGTGGACGTGGTGGACTTTCGCGGGAAGCCTCTTGGCCGGGGATACATCAATCCGAAGTCGCAGATAACCGTGCGCATGCTTACGTGGCGTGAGGAATCCGTGGACGAAGCGTTCTTCAGGCGGCGGATCGAGGCCGCCCTGGATTATCGCCGGAGGGTTCTCCCCGGGGAGCGCTCGTACAGGCTCGTGTTCGGCGAGGCGGATTTCATCCCGGGTCTTATCGTCGACAAGTTCGAGGAGTACCTCGTAATACAGACGCTCGCCCTGGGCATCGACAGGTGGAAGGACACAGTAGTGGATATCCTGCGGGACCTGCTGTCGCCGAGGGGCATTTACGAACGGAACGACGCGCCGGTCAGGGAGCTCGAGGGACTCGACAGCCGTGCGGGCTTCATCGGCGAACCGTTCAACCCCACGATACGGATCGAGGAGAACGCACTGTCGTTCCTCGTCGACGTGGAGAAAGGGCAGAAGACAGGCCATTTCCTCGATCAAAGGGCGAACCGCCTCGTGGTGATGCGACTGGCTTCCGGCAGGCGCGTGCTGGACTGCTTCTGCTACACCGGGGGGTTCTCGGTCCACGCGGCCGCCGGTGGGGCGCTGTCGGTCGAAGGGATCGACGCTTCCGAGTGGGCCGCGGGCATGGCGCGGGAGAACGCCTCGCTCAACGGCGTCAGCGGGAGGTGCGCTTTCGTCGCCGGGAACGTGTTCGACGAACTGAGGGGAAGGGAGCATCGCCGCGAGCGCTACGACATGATAGTCCTCGATCCCCCTGCGTTCGCGAAGTCGAGGGGCGCGCTGGAGGGGGCCGTTCGCGGGTACAAGGAGATAAACCTCAGGGCGATGAAACTCTTGAACCCGGGCGGGATCCTGGTCACGTGCTCCTGCTCGAGACACCTGACAGAGGATCTGTTAATCGACGTTGTCCGTGACGCGTCCGCCGACGCGGGGCGCCCAGTGCGTATCGTGGAGAAGCGCACCCAGGCGTCCGACCATCCGTTCCTGGTAGCGGCGCCTGAGAGCTACTACCTGAAATGCCTGGTGCTGCAGGTCATGTGACCCCCGGAGAGCCCGATTCAGGCAGTGGGACTGAGAATGAAGAAGATAGGCCGCACCGTTGCCGGTGAAGAGCCGCAAGGCCGCCGGTTTTGACGCTGAGAGCCCACAATGGGTATTGTGCAGGTTATCCAGGGGGGTTACTATATATGTTGAAGGTCAAAGAAAGTAAAAAACAAGGCGGGCTGTTGAGGCCGGTGGGATTATGAGGAACCTGTGCGACATCATTGAAGCTCACATAAAGGGTCTTCTGGAGGGCGCGGGCGCGGGGCCCATCCTCATCAGGCGCAATACCCTGGCGGAGAAGATCGGGTGCGCGCCTTCGCAGATAAACTACGTCCTCGAGACGCGGTTCAACATCGAAAGGGGTTATTTCGTCGAGTCGAGGAGGGGCGGAGGCGGCTACGTAAGGATAGAGCGCAGGAGACTGGGGCCGGATCGGGATATCATCACCGTTGTGTTCTCGAAGCTTCCCGAAACGGTATCCCGGGCCAAGGCGGAAGATTACGTAACGCTCCTGGAGGAAGAGGGGCTGGTTACCGCGAGAGAGGCGTCCATGCTCAGGCAGGCTTTAGGAGAGGGTATCTCTAGGGTCGACCCCGAGTACAGGGACGTCATCCGCGCCACGCTCCTGCGGTGCATGCTGCTGGGGTTGGCGAAGGCGCAGGCGTCCGGTGTCTAGGGCGGTTCGAACACCGCCGGCCGGTCGCAGCCGGGGTGACACCCAGTCTAGGAGGATGGGCTCATGTTGTGCGAAAAGTGCGGGAAGCGACCCGCAACCGTACATGTCCAGAGAATAGTGAACGGGGAGAAGTCCGAAAGCCATCTATGCCAGAAGTGCGCGGCGGAGAACAACGAGCTTGGCGTATTCATACAGCCGCTCTCGGTGAACAGCCTCCTCTCCGCTATGCTGGGTGGGGCGGAGTCGGCCACCCCGCGAATGCTGGGCGGCGGGAAGATGGTCAGGTGCCCCTCCTGCGGTCTTAGCTACGTGGACTTCGCTCAAAATGGCAGGCTTGGCTGTGGGCGCTGCTACAGCGCGTTTGAGAAGCAACTCGAGGGACTGCTGAGAAGGATTCACGGGTCTGACAAGCACATCGGGAAGATGCCGAAGAAGGCCGCTTCGGATGTCGTAAGAAAGCGCGAGATAGACGAATTGAGGGCCGAGATGGCCCGCGCCGTCGAGGCCGAGGAGTACGAGAAGGCAGCGAGTATCCGCGACAGGATCCGGAACCTCGAGAAGGCGCGAAGCTGAGTGGGGGATGAGTGATGCTCGAGGAGATACTCTCAAGGCCGTCTCCTGAATGGATGGGGGGCTCGGGCCCCGAGCCGGACGTAGTCATTTCCAGCCGGATCCGGCTCGCGCGGAACGTCTCCCGCTACCCGTTCCCCCATATGATGACCAAGCCCATGTCCGAGTCGTTCATGAAGGACATGGCGGCCGCGACGAGGGCGCTCAACGATAACGGCGGCTACGGCAGGTTCGAGATCGTCCGCATGGGCGAGCTGTCGGAGCTCGAGAGGGAAGTGCTGGTCGAGAAGCACCTGATCAGCCCACAGCACGCCCAGGACCCGGCGGAGAAGGGCGTCATCCTCCGCGACGACGAGGTCGTGAGCGTCATGGTGAACGAGGAGGACCACCTCCGGATCCAGGCGCTTTTCTCGGGGCTCCAGCTCGAACATGCCGTGGTACTGGCCAGCGGCGTGGACGACGTCCTCGAATCGTCTCTGGACTACGCGTACTCGTCGCAACACGGTTACCTGACGGCGTGTCCCACCAATGCCGGCACGGGCCTCCGCGCGTCCGTGATGGTTCACCTGCCCGCGCTCGCGGCTCTCAATCAGGCAGGCAATGTCCTGTCTGCCACGGGAAAGCTCGGCGTGGCCGTGAGGGGGCTCTACGGCGAGGGTACGGAAGCGGGCGGGAACCTGTTCCAGATCTCCAACCAGATTACGCTCGGCCAGACGGAAGCCGAGCTTATAAACAATCTCCACGGGTTAGCGGGGCAGATTACCGACCAGGAGAGAAAGGCCAGGTCATACCTGCTCAACAAGGCGAAGGAGCAGGTTGAGGACAGGGTTTGGAGGGCGTACGCGCTCCTGAGTTCGGCGCGGGTGCTTACCTCCGACGAGGCCCTGAAGCTCTGGTCCG
This DNA window, taken from Bacillota bacterium, encodes the following:
- a CDS encoding protein arginine kinase, producing the protein MLEEILSRPSPEWMGGSGPEPDVVISSRIRLARNVSRYPFPHMMTKPMSESFMKDMAAATRALNDNGGYGRFEIVRMGELSELEREVLVEKHLISPQHAQDPAEKGVILRDDEVVSVMVNEEDHLRIQALFSGLQLEHAVVLASGVDDVLESSLDYAYSSQHGYLTACPTNAGTGLRASVMVHLPALAALNQAGNVLSATGKLGVAVRGLYGEGTEAGGNLFQISNQITLGQTEAELINNLHGLAGQITDQERKARSYLLNKAKEQVEDRVWRAYALLSSARVLTSDEALKLWSEVRLGFEMGLLKGVSRKTINEVLIITRPAYLQYVEGREMTPLERDAKRAALVRERFK